A region from the Serinibacter arcticus genome encodes:
- a CDS encoding CPBP family intramembrane glutamic endopeptidase, protein MTEGSPAAAGRDAADEPRVPVSASARRRRLTYEVWLVLGVTVLGSVTLAVLNLVDRYTIDVPLAQQSTSLNPSQNERPWLDLLYQLRRYAFLALPALLALYLLSTNGRSAVRRIGLDLTRPGRDLLQGLGLAAAVGIPGLGVYALGRALGVTVEVRPATLDAFWWTIPVLILGALANGFLEEVVVVGYLAERLKDLRWGVAAIILASAILRGSYHLYQGPGMAIGNVAMGVLFAWFYLVPSWGRRVMPLVVAHTVIDVVAFVGYSLLPEALLTALGVG, encoded by the coding sequence ATGACCGAGGGTTCTCCCGCTGCGGCGGGTCGCGATGCCGCCGACGAGCCGCGGGTGCCCGTGTCGGCGAGTGCGCGACGGCGACGGCTGACGTACGAGGTGTGGCTCGTCCTCGGGGTGACGGTGCTGGGGAGCGTGACGCTGGCCGTCCTCAACCTGGTCGACCGCTACACGATCGACGTCCCGCTCGCGCAGCAGTCGACCTCGCTCAACCCGTCCCAGAACGAGCGGCCCTGGCTGGATCTCCTCTACCAGCTGCGCCGCTACGCCTTCCTCGCGCTGCCGGCGCTGCTCGCGCTGTACCTGCTCTCGACCAACGGCCGCAGCGCGGTCCGGCGGATCGGGCTCGACCTGACCCGACCGGGTCGCGACCTGCTGCAGGGCCTCGGGCTGGCCGCCGCGGTGGGCATCCCCGGGCTGGGGGTGTACGCGCTCGGCCGGGCGCTCGGCGTCACGGTCGAGGTCCGCCCCGCCACGCTCGACGCCTTCTGGTGGACGATCCCGGTACTCATCCTCGGAGCGCTCGCGAACGGCTTCCTCGAGGAGGTCGTGGTGGTGGGGTACCTCGCCGAACGGCTGAAGGACCTGCGGTGGGGCGTGGCGGCGATCATCCTCGCGAGCGCGATCCTGCGGGGCAGCTACCACCTCTACCAGGGGCCGGGGATGGCGATCGGCAACGTCGCGATGGGCGTGCTGTTCGCGTGGTTCTACCTCGTGCCGTCGTGGGGACGGCGGGTGATGCCGCTCGTCGTCGCCCACACCGTCATCGACGTCGTGGCGTTCGTCGGATACTCCCTCCTGCCCGAGGCGCTGCTCACCGCCCTCGGCGTGGGGTGA